The Humulus lupulus chromosome 3, drHumLupu1.1, whole genome shotgun sequence genome window below encodes:
- the LOC133824209 gene encoding tyrosine decarboxylase-like yields the protein MGRPLDFEFPQNNALSNIAAGASNNPLDPEEFRRQGHMVIDFIADYYKNIEKYPVLSQVEPGYLKKRLPTSAPLYPESIETILGDVQDHIVPGITHWQSPNYFAYFPSSGSIAGFLGEMLATGFNVVGFNWMSSPAATELESIVMDWLGQMLRLPKSFLFSGNGGGVLQGTTCEAILCTLVAARDRTLKVIGNDNIGKLVVYCSDQTHCAFKKAAQIAGIHPNNFRVIPTTLSSSFSMCPKALQNTITADVEAGLVPTFLLATIGTTSTTAVDPLGPLCDVAKDYGMWVHVDAAYAGSICICPEFRHFIDGVEGANSFSFNAHKWFFTTLDCCCLWVKDPAALTQSLSTDPEYLKNKATESKQVVDYKDWQLALSRRFRSLKLWLVLRSYGVEKLRGFLRSHVKMAKLFQGFVEADERFEVVVPRNFATVCFRIRPSGIIASSKSNVVLCEITNNNNGSLRNTSSDVIQKSKIVSVNEVNNKLMDSINGSGGIYMTHSVVGGIFLLRFAVGASLTEESHVIQAWNVVKQHADAILNTHSHSH from the coding sequence ATGGGTAGACCCCTCGACTTTGAGTTTCCCCAAAACAACGCCCTTTCGAACATTGCCGCCGGCGCAAGCAATAACCCCTTGGACCCCGAGGAGTTCAGGCGCCAAGGCCACATGGTGATCGATTTCATCGCCGATTACTACAAAAACATCGAGAAGTACCCAGTTCTTAGCCAAGTCGAACCGGGTTACCTCAAAAAACGTCTCCCGACATCGGCACCTCTCTATCCGGAATCCATCGAGACGATTCTTGGTGACGTCCAGGACCACATCGTTCCGGGCATAACCCACTGGCAGAGCCCCAACTACTTCGCATACTTCCCTTCCAGCGGCAGCATTGCAGGCTTCCTCGGCGAAATGCTTGCCACCGGCTTCAATGTCGTTGGATTCAACTGGATGTCGTCTCCGGCCGCCACCGAGCTGGAGAGCATAGTCATGGACTGGCTGGGCCAGATGCTCAGGCTGCCTAAGTCTTTTCTCTTCTCTGGTAACGGAGGTGGTGTCTTACAAGGAACCACCTGCGAGGCAATCTTGTGTACACTCGTCGCTGCCAGAGACCGAACCCTCAAAGTCATTGGAAACGACAATATCGGAAAGCTCGTCGTTTATTGTTCGGACCAAACTCATTGCGCTTTCAAGAAAGCCGCACAGATTGCTGGGATCCACCCCAACAACTTTCGAGTCATCCCCACAACGCTGTCGTCCTCCTTTTCCATGTGTCCCAAGGCTTTGCAAAACACCATAACTGCCGATGTTGAGGCTGGACTCGTCCCCACGTTTCTACTGGCAACCATTGGGACAACGTCCACAACGGCCGTCGACCCCCTCGGGCCTCTATGCGATGTGGCAAAAGATTACGGAATGTGGGTCCATGTCGACGCGGCCTATGCTGGGAGCATCTGTATTTGCCCAGAATTCCGGCACTTCATCGACGGAGTGGAAGGAGCCAACTCCTTCAGCTTCAACGCCCACAAATGGTTCTTCACCACCTTGGATTGCTGCTGCCTTTGGGTCAAAGACCCCGCAGCGTTGACACAATCATTGTCTACGGATCCGGAGTATCTGAAGAACAAGGCCACCGAATCAAAGCAAGTGGTTGACTATAAAGACTGGCAACTGGCTCTGAGCAGACGATTCCGTTCTCTCAAACTCTGGCTCGTACTCCGAAGCTATGGAGTGGAGAAACTACGTGGGTTTCTCCGAAGCCATGTGAAGATGGCCAAGCTGTTCCAGGGTTTTGTGGAAGCCGACGAGAGATTTGAGGTTGTGGTTCCGAGGAATTTCGCCACCGTGTGTTTCAGAATAAGGCCATCAGGAATAATAGCTAGTAGTAAAAGTAATGTGGTATTGTGTGAGATAACCAATAATAATAATGGCAGCCTCAGGAATACTAGTAGTGATGTGATCCAGAAGAGTAAGATTGTATCGGTGAATGAGGTGAACAACAAGCTGATGGACTCCATTAACGGGTCAGGTGGGATCTACATGACCCATTCGGTTGTTGGTGGTATCTTTTTGCTGCGTTTTGCGGTCGGAGCCAGCCTCACGGAGGAGTCTCATGTCATTCAGGCTTGGAACGTAGTCAAACAACATGCAGACGCCATACTCAACACCCACTCCCACTCCCACTAG